From Mucilaginibacter gotjawali:
ATCACCCCTATAACGACCGGGTTAGCTTTTGGACCATATTTAAACTAAAATTGCTTATTTTAAAAAACGGGGGTAAATAATTCCCCTGTAAAATGACTTGTTTTTTGCAGCCGCAAAAAAATTAAAAAAAAATAAAAAAAGTGGTTACGTTCTTTCCGGCAGCACTTACTAATTATAAAAAACAAGATCATGAAAAACTTAAAAACAGCAATCAAAATCAGTTCTGCATTAGTGTTATTTATTATAGTAATCAGCAGCAGCAGTTGTAAAAAAAGCGGCGTAAGCCCATCTACCCCAAACAATCCGGCACCGAACGCCACCCAGGTTTCGTTCAGTGTATTAAGTGACAGTGCACCCGCGGTACTTGCTTCAGGGCCTTTTGCAAGCCTGGCAGCTACAGCATCAGCCTCGGCTGCACCGGTTATTAAATTCACTTCGGGTGTTGCCAACATCACCAAATTTGAATTTGAAGCAAAAAAGAATGGCGCAAAAGTAAGTTTCGAGACACAAAATTTAGCGAATGTTGACCTGTTTGCACTAAATCCAATATTTATTAAAACCCTGATAGATACCGGTTTGTACAGCGAAATTGAGGTTAGGATGATCCTTTCACAATCAACCACAAGCGCAATCCCGCTTACACTGATGGGTACCGCCACTACTGCTACCGGATCTGTACCGTTTGAGTTTGATTTTAACCAGAACCTGGAGATCAAATCCGAATCGCAAAATGTGGTGGTTAGCCATACCAAAACATTAAAGTCGCTTTTCCTGCTTCACCTCAATATGATACTAAGCACCATCACTGCTGACGACCTGGCGGCGGCCACTTTAACCAACGGCACCATTGTGGTAAACAGCACCTCCAATGCAACGATATTTAACAAAATAGTGGCTAATTTAGGCAGTGTAGGCGATACCAAATTTGAGGAAGTAAATGATGGCGGCGACGATGTTGGCAAAAAAGATGGTGAACACGGCAGCGGGCACAATTGAAATTAATATACCTGTGGAATAGTTTGAGAGTACTATTTCTTCCGGAGCGGGATCCATGAAAGGATAACGCTCCGGTTTTTTTTGATCAAAAACACAACGAATAAAACTACCGCCAGGTAAACAAGCTAGGCATAGCTGTTGTGTTCCGCTTCAAAACCGCCTATCAATCTAAAATGCGCCCAATAACCCGGCACCTTTTGGGTGGCGGCAACATCATCATCATTTAAATAATCAAGCCTGGCCTGCCGCAGCGACCAGGCAATGCTGTTACCCTTTTGCAGGTAAAAATGCAGCCGCTCCGAAATGTATGCGGTAGAAGCATCATCTGCTTTCCACATCGATGTAATAATATTATCGCAGCCGGCGTAGGAAAATGCCCTTGATAAACTGATCAACCCTTCGCCTTTAACCAATTCGCCAACACCGCTTTCACAGGCGCTTAAAACTACCAGCCGGGTTTTATCCAGTTTTAAATTGTATATCTCGGGCAAAAACAACTTATAAGACATTGCCGAGTCCGGCTTTGCAGGATAAAAAGCAATAAACGAGCGGTTAGGATCATGGTCATCTGCAACGGCGTGGGTAGCTAAATGAATAATGTTAAAATTGTGCGCATTGGCAACAAACTGCTGTTTACTGGCCTTTTCTCCCAATAACCGGCTCCCGTTAAGCGCTTCCATTTCGGCCCTTGAAGCAGGTAAGCGCCTTAATATGTTCCCTGGTGGCAGGCTGCTTGCAAATGGCGCCATCCCAATGGTGTTCAGCAATTTTATGCTGCCTGATGTTGTGTTTTGCAGTACAGCGCATGAATAATTATAAGTGACTGTAAAATGTTCCAGCAGGTTGTCTCCGCGTTCATCGGCCAGAATTTCAAAAGGAATATAGTTCAACCCGCCATCAGGGATGATCATCAGGTCGTTTTTTCCGGTGGTATACTGTTCAGCCGGCTTTAATAATAAATGGTAAAAATATTGGGTAAGTTGTTTTAGTTGGATGCGATTATTGCCCCCGCGCAACCGGGCTTGTCCGTACAACTGTTTGAGTGATGCTTCAAAATCAGCAGGCATTTTTGTTTGAAAAAACTCAAACGCATTATTTGTGATCACAAAACAAATCACACTATTATCCAGCATATGATACGAAAGTATGGCGCTTCCGGACGGGACGATATCCTGGACGGCCTTTACCGACAAGCTATTCTCCTTGAATTTTAAACGGCCGAATTTTGTTTGTTCATCTATTTTCTTTTGAACTTTCAGCAGGTTGATGGCATATTCATTCAATTGGCTGTTCAGTTTCGCCAATTTTAAGCTGTCCTTTTCATCTGCGGCACCCAGGGTTATTTTGGTAATGGTGCGCTTCAGCAAGGTTTCCTGCTGCAACCATTGCGGCGGGATCCCGCTCCCTGCCTTCAGTTTTGCTTCCCGCAGGTACAAGGAAAGTACATTGGCCTTGTTTTCTTCGTCGAGCCGAAATGCCTGCTCTATGTAAGCCCGGTTTCTGGTGAGCCCGAACAATTGCAGGCAAATTTCAATGGGTTGCTGATGCGAGGCGTACTTTTTATCGGTAATCAGCAGTCTCGATTCATCATTATCATAAACCCGCTCCACATAATTGGCCAGTTTGTAAAACGCCAGGTAGGTTTGCAGTGATGCCTCCAAATCCTTCACCTTGCCGCTTTCGCTGTACAATTTTTTAAATGCGATGGCTTTGGCATTTAGTGTTTCCAGCAATTCCATTGTATTAAACACACTGGTAAAGGTTGCGGGGTTGTCGTAAATATCCCTTCCGCGATAACCGAATACAAGGCTATTGATTGATTTTTGGTAATACGATAAAGCGGTAAGTATTTGGCCCTTTTCAAACCACAGGTCGCCAAAATATTTTAAGGTGATGCCATAGTCAATAATTTTGTGGCCCTGTTTGTTTTT
This genomic window contains:
- a CDS encoding CHAT domain-containing protein, with amino-acid sequence MYLVKLYICILSALFLFQTTRVSESPQADYKQLYYRAEKLSNAATPSANTDKEALSNYLKVVGFLSANHIDDHFLFRAYISTATFLQVLNRQKESVIYLKEAISLKKKLPDISDSTFFKPLVYCGNAYYQLDQPDSAAIYYSQAEHIADKYPKVSELERLYNTLGVIAYSSGNYNQSVTYYQKAISTLTDHQVYVKTFLVVYQNNLASALKKLKRYDEALKIYRGLLPYRIETDALLHNIGSAYLAMGKFAGAIECLNKVKYNDQKKFNDLGRAYFGEKDYALAAFYLQKAADLTVKNKQGHKIIDYGITLKYFGDLWFEKGQILTALSYYQKSINSLVFGYRGRDIYDNPATFTSVFNTMELLETLNAKAIAFKKLYSESGKVKDLEASLQTYLAFYKLANYVERVYDNDESRLLITDKKYASHQQPIEICLQLFGLTRNRAYIEQAFRLDEENKANVLSLYLREAKLKAGSGIPPQWLQQETLLKRTITKITLGAADEKDSLKLAKLNSQLNEYAINLLKVQKKIDEQTKFGRLKFKENSLSVKAVQDIVPSGSAILSYHMLDNSVICFVITNNAFEFFQTKMPADFEASLKQLYGQARLRGGNNRIQLKQLTQYFYHLLLKPAEQYTTGKNDLMIIPDGGLNYIPFEILADERGDNLLEHFTVTYNYSCAVLQNTTSGSIKLLNTIGMAPFASSLPPGNILRRLPASRAEMEALNGSRLLGEKASKQQFVANAHNFNIIHLATHAVADDHDPNRSFIAFYPAKPDSAMSYKLFLPEIYNLKLDKTRLVVLSACESGVGELVKGEGLISLSRAFSYAGCDNIITSMWKADDASTAYISERLHFYLQKGNSIAWSLRQARLDYLNDDDVAATQKVPGYWAHFRLIGGFEAEHNSYA